In Dehalococcoidia bacterium, the following are encoded in one genomic region:
- a CDS encoding AAA family ATPase, with the protein MTQSEFRYRLFAGTPSMTITIVIAGKGGTGKTTIAALLINLLSEKGTVLAVDADPSTNLNLALGLPLESTVGEMREEMARSVKSGTYDISMPKPDYVALKIAESLVESEKVDLLAMGRPEGPGCYCAANSMLRTSIDRLGKNYDWVVIDCEAGMEHISRQTTREIDILLVVSDPTIRGIIAAGRMKALIGELRTQVGQVRLVVNRVEGEIPMEISKAIEGNELDLVASIPKDPNLAALEIKGEPSIYLPPDSPLQRGVREVAKRLALL; encoded by the coding sequence GTGACTCAATCAGAATTCCGATACCGGCTTTTTGCAGGGACGCCAAGTATGACTATCACCATCGTCATCGCCGGTAAAGGCGGTACGGGAAAGACCACGATCGCGGCCCTGCTGATCAACCTCCTTTCCGAAAAGGGAACGGTCCTGGCCGTCGATGCCGATCCGAGCACCAATCTCAATCTGGCGCTGGGGCTGCCGCTGGAAAGCACCGTAGGCGAGATGCGCGAGGAGATGGCTCGATCCGTTAAAAGCGGCACTTATGATATCAGTATGCCCAAGCCCGACTACGTGGCCCTCAAGATCGCCGAGTCGCTGGTGGAGTCGGAGAAGGTGGACCTTCTGGCGATGGGCCGGCCCGAAGGGCCGGGCTGCTATTGTGCCGCCAACAGCATGCTCCGGACCTCCATCGACCGTCTGGGCAAGAACTACGACTGGGTGGTGATCGACTGCGAGGCGGGCATGGAGCACATCAGTCGGCAAACCACCCGCGAAATTGATATCCTGCTCGTTGTTTCAGATCCCACCATTCGAGGCATCATTGCGGCCGGGAGAATGAAAGCGCTGATCGGAGAGTTGAGGACACAGGTGGGACAGGTTCGGCTGGTCGTCAATCGGGTGGAAGGCGAGATTCCGATGGAGATCAGTAAGGCTATTGAAGGGAATGAACTTGACCTCGTCGCCAGCATTCCGAAGGACCCGAATCTGGCGGCACTGGAGATCAAGGGCGAGCCATCGATTTATCTGCCTCCCGATTCTCCCCTTCAGAGGGGTGTTCGAGAAGTGGCAAAGAGGTTGGCGCTTTTATAG
- a CDS encoding dihydropteroate synthase gives MNIIGENIHIISKSVREAIETRDKAVIQNLARRQVDGGAAFLDLNIGPRKKDGIEVMQWMVETVREVTDIPLSLDTTNATAVEAGLKMLPPKTIINSTNADPERMRVLMPMAAKYDAMLICLTLRATGLPTSADERAEIAAVDIMTAAAEYGLPLENIILDPLVMTVNGTQSHGPEVIKAVQVFKTLNDPPLLTTCGLSNVSNSCPKEIRPLLHLVYLAMLSGAGIDRPIVDALDSDLRKTIQAIEKRDSSTPVNRLYLAFHDAARDDVLDDFDFSIVDPKDPEQVAVMKTAKILLNRTLYAHGYLNL, from the coding sequence ATGAACATCATCGGCGAAAATATCCACATCATCTCGAAGTCGGTTCGAGAAGCCATTGAAACACGGGACAAGGCTGTCATTCAGAACCTGGCCAGAAGGCAGGTTGATGGCGGAGCGGCGTTCCTTGATCTGAATATCGGCCCGAGGAAAAAGGATGGGATCGAAGTGATGCAGTGGATGGTTGAAACCGTCCGCGAGGTGACCGATATCCCTCTTTCTCTGGATACGACCAATGCCACTGCTGTTGAAGCCGGACTCAAGATGCTGCCGCCCAAGACCATCATCAATAGCACCAATGCTGACCCGGAGCGGATGAGAGTGCTCATGCCGATGGCTGCCAAGTACGATGCCATGCTGATCTGCCTCACGCTTCGCGCCACAGGGCTTCCCACTTCGGCCGATGAGCGGGCAGAGATCGCTGCAGTCGACATCATGACGGCGGCAGCAGAATACGGGTTGCCTCTGGAAAACATTATCCTCGACCCCCTGGTGATGACGGTGAACGGAACTCAATCCCATGGGCCGGAAGTGATCAAGGCGGTGCAGGTTTTCAAGACGTTGAACGATCCGCCGTTGCTGACCACCTGCGGCCTCTCCAACGTTTCCAACTCGTGTCCAAAAGAGATCAGGCCCCTGCTTCACCTCGTTTACCTGGCAATGCTCTCCGGTGCGGGAATTGACCGGCCGATCGTCGATGCTCTTGATTCCGATCTAAGGAAGACCATTCAGGCCATCGAGAAGCGCGATTCTTCCACGCCGGTGAATCGACTCTACCTTGCCTTTCACGATGCCGCCAGAGATGACGTCCTCGATGACTTCGACTTCAGTATTGTTGATCCCAAAGACCCGGAGCAGGTGGCTGTGATGAAAACGGCCAAAATCCTGCTGAACAGGACGCTCTATGCCCACGGGTATTTGAATCTGTAG